Genomic DNA from Danio rerio strain Tuebingen ecotype United States chromosome 22, GRCz12tu, whole genome shotgun sequence:
ATACTTAGTAACatatctttttaaaattaataataatgtagataTATAAAACAATTCAGTCAAAATGAACCCTAGCTATAAAGTTTAATATCTCAATTGTaggtatataaaatatttaataataacgcaatttttttttattattaataataataatagtaataatacagaaatataaatacaatttagcCTAAATGTACCCTAcctataatgtttaaaatttcaattgtaggtatataaaatgtataaaatatttaataacatatttttttaattattattattaataataatatagatataaaaaacaATTCAGCCAAAATTGACCCTACCTATAATGTTAAATGTCTTAATTGTTGGTatctaaaatgtataatatacttaataataaaatatctttttaaaattaataataataataatatagatatataaaaacaATTCAGCCAAAAATGGACCCTACCTATAATATTTAATGTCTCAATTGTAggtatataaaatatgtaataataacataactttaaaattattattattattaataataataatatagacacGTAAAAACAATTCAGCCAAAATGGGCCCTacctttaatatttaatttctcaATTGTaggtatataaaatgtataaaatatttaataacatattttttattattattattaataataatatagatataaaaaacaATTCAGCCAAAATTGACCCTACCTATAATGTTAAATGTCTCAATTGTCGGTatctaaaatgtataatatacttaataataaaatatctttttaaaattaataataataataataatatagatatataaaaacaATTCAGCCAAAAATGGACCATACCTATAATATTTAATGTCTCAATTGTAGGTATatgaaatatgtaataataacataactttaaaattattattattattattattaataatatagacACGTAAAAACAATTCAGCCAAAATGGGCCCTACCTTTAATATTTAATGTCTCAATTGTaggtatataaaatgtataaaatatttaataataacatttattttttaaattaataataatgacaataatagtagtaataaagaTACATAAAACAATTCAATCAAAATGGACTCTACCTATAATGTTTAATATCTCAATTGTAGGTATATGAattgtataaaatgtttaataataacacaatatttttaaatttataataataataataataatacagatatataaaaacaattCAGCCTAAATGGACCCTACATGTTATGTTAAATGTCTCAATTGTagctatataaaatgtataaataatttatttacaacttaatttttaaatagtaataacaataataataaaaatttacaagCACTATCACCTTACTAAAAAGCCTTTTGCACTActagaaagttttttttgttgcattttcaATGTAAAAATAATCGCAtcacaaaatatattgttttatgcaAAAACGAAAAACATTGTATTCACATTTGTTGTTTTGCTATGCATATAATATTCTTGCAAAATGTTTACAAGGTTACAACACACAGCACACAAGCTCAAAACACCTTAACAGAGATTTTGTACCTTGCTTATCTTTGTTGACACATCTGTTGTTCTTATTTTACTgggatttctaaaaaaaaattttaaaaaagttgtCTTGATTATGAAGTCGTCAATTCCTACACACTTGCTCATCGATTTTAACTCTCAGCCCACACAGTCGCAGCAATGACTCAGTGGTTGGAGCTTCAGCAGCTGGATCCAAAGTTTTTGGAGCAGGTGGACCAGTTGTACGACGACAACTTTCCCATGGCCATCCGACAATATCTCAGCAGCTGGATAGAAAGCCACGACTGGTGATTTTGTGCCTCCTTTAACTTTAAAAACCATATTAAACCACATTGCTAAACAACTGCTGTCTAATCTGAACAAActctgttaaataaatattattagaagtgtaaattttttaaatacatttttaaaatatgatatatatatatatatatatatatatatatatatatatatatatatatatatatatatatatatatatatatatatatatatatacatacatacatacatacataataactaaaatactaataaaggtaataaaatatcaaatattactttaaatatttataatgtattttatatatatatatatatatatatatatatatatatatatatatatatatatatatatatatatatatatatatatacacacacacacacaacagttctgtctggttctcaaatctgattggctgatagccgtgcgatattctgcaatatcagaactcctacagcctctttaccctttgtgtattactccgcacacatacagccagcaaaaagcagacactacagatctaaagtttaaaagatgcttttaactgttttaataactgtcagcttatgatttgaatccaatgtgaaagaaagtagttcctcatacaaaagggtttttgagactctccatgtttgattttgtttttatatacacaattatgccgtcaaactgttgtataaacgcaatatcaaactcgtagcagtgcgatatggctgtatatcggcactggtgggggcactaaagCATCGCACACTTCCCAcctgtgccgatatacagccatatcgcactgctaatcatgtgatattgctcatatatatatatatatatatatatatatatatatatatatatatatatatatatatatatatatatatatatatatatataacgaaaCCCATCCCATTCTTGTCCTAGGACAGTtttgaaaaactattttaattcacTTCGAATGAAGACTACTGTGtgtaaatggtttgtaaataaatttacagtttaagtcaaaattattagcccttattattattattttatttcccaaatgatgattaacagtgcaaggaaattttcacagtatgtctgataatattttttctactggagaaagttttatttgatttatttcggctagaaaagaaaaatagtttttaatttttcaaaaatcattttaaggtcaaaattattagcccctttaagctatatcttttttacagaactttactttttttgtctacagaacaaacaatcattatacaatgactttcctaattaccctaacctgcctagttaacccaattaacctagttaagcctttaaatgtcacttcaagctgaattctggtatcttgaaaaatatctagtcaaatattatttactatcatcatggcaaagataaaataaatcagttattagaaataagttattaaaactattatgtttagaaatgtgttgaaaaaaatcttcttttcaataaacagaaatcgggggaaaaatatacaggggggcttgataaaaaaaaaaacagcaattgtaTCAAAAATATTGTCGTAATATATTGTCTTAACACTTCTCCGTTCCCCAAAGGGACCATGTCGCAAATGTGGAGAACGAGTCTCTGGCCACGGTGAGGTTTCATGATCTTTTGACTCAGCTGGATCACCAACACAGTCGCTTCGTGATGGAGAAAGACTTCCTAAACCAACACAACATCCGCAAGTTCAAGAGGAACTTGCAGGTGCCTGTTGACCACATGACCATTTTCTGTTAGCCTCTGAGCCACTAATGTCATTAAGCAATGAACAGATCAGAAAAACAGCTTGCCAAATGCAAATGACTTATCAAAATCTTATTTTCCAGAACCTCTTCCAAGACAATCCTGTTTCAATGGCGATGATCATCAGCAGAAACCTTCGCGAGGAAAGAAAGATTATAGCCATTGCTGGAATGTCAGAGGTCAGTTGATCTCCAGCACCAACTTTACCACCAAAACCTTCAAGAAACTCAACTTTTGCTTGGAAAATAGGCACATTTTACAACACctttagagttaaacagttgagtttgaccatttgtgaatccattcagccgatcttgTCAGCTGagcttagcataggtcattgaAATAGATTAGGCTGTTAGCATCCAGCTCAAAAGTATAGCCATGGTACAACAGCAAAGTTCCTTAATTATTACAGTAGAATGAGATAATagtttttcccagtgatgtgttgcggctggaaggggatccgctgcgtaaaaacctggtggataagttggcggttcattccactgtggcaaccccagattaataaagggacaaagccgacaagaaaatgaatgaatgaatgaatgaatgaatgagattataGTTCATAGCcatatcaacctagaaaatagcaacttttcatattTTGTCTGTCTTGGAACATAGTAGAGTCAAGCTTTATATAGGAAAAGtataaaattttttgtttttgaaacgagatgctaatggtctaatccgattcaatgatctatgctatgctaagctaaaaatgtcTGAATTGATTTACAATGGTAAAAGTCAACTGTTTGTTGGCGCCaacagcctagtggttaagtgtgttGACATATAAGATCATGATGCtcatggcgacccgagttcgaatTCCGGCTCGAGGTTCTATGCCGATCCATTCCTTATCTTAGCTCCCAAAGCTTTCCTGTCTGTCCTCCACTATTCTATCCCAATTAAAGCTGAAACCTCCCCTAAAAAACTTTAAAACCTTGACAAACTCATGTACTCACCATAGTTATGTTCCAAAACCGTATGATCCTTTTTTTCTCTGGCGTGATGTTTTACTATATAGTGACACAAAATGAGTAATTTGTATAATATTGCAGAGTCCAACACCGAACCCCACACAGGACATGATTGTGGAGAAAAATCGTGAAATGGACGCAAGGGTGAAAGACATAAAGAATAAAGTGCAGGTAATAAACATTGTGGCAAATATAAGACGTGTTTAATTATTCCAGTCAAGTTGTGTGAATATTCTTTCTGATTTCCCTTCAGGACGCTGAGCAAACCATTAAAAATCTGGAAGATTTGCAAGATGAATACGACTTCAAGAATAAAACTTACCAAAGCAGAGGTAACAACATGCTTTCTTTGAAAACATCTGAATGATTTACTActcaaaaaaaaagttctgtcatcagcaatgttggggaaagttactttagaaagtaatgcattacaatattgagtcaAAATAAGTAAGTAGTTTAATTACTTTTACTGTAGTCACTTTTTATGGTAGGTAATGCGTtatgttaattttgtttttcttacGTTGTTTTACTTGCGATAGAAACTCTCTATTGCTTATTTAGCTTTTGAGAATTTGTCcaataatgttaaattattatttttttgcatcatGTAGAAACTCAATTATTTTGCGAAAATTTACTCAATCACGATAAATATCAATGCGCTTCAAGAAAGAGCTAGCCATCTTTTTCAACTAGTAAAGAAATTGAACTTGgctttatttatttgcaaaatcTGCTAAAATGTTAAGGTAGAATTAGCTATTTTCTTCCAACAAGTATAGATATTCGATATTgtcactagaaaaaaaaaacatggaatgtGAACAAACCCTGACTAGATGAGAATCTCAATTTTGCCTACATAATTAGCGGAAACTTGACGATCACCATTGGAACATTTTACACCAAATGTAGTATTAAGCATTCGCGCAAGTAATTTACATGGAGTCGATGCAAACGCACAAATAGAGGAAAATGTAACACCGTGCTGTAAAAATGATGCTCGCATTTCCCACAAACTTAAGCAAGACATATCCATGATGGAAAAAACGTTCTGCGAGTAAACTAGAGCGAGTGAGTGTTTGGCGTGAGCCCAGCATAAGTCACAACTAGCCTAGAAAATCAGTATTGTAACAACCATGTCAGGTCGGAACGGTCCATTTTTCCCCCAACAAATCTAGAAAgggatattattttttatatttattacttaaaattatgtatttttattgttactcGGTTTTGATTGCACATTTGTTCAACAGACGAACTCAATGGCACCATTTCAAAGGAGGACCTGAACCGCGAGAAACTGATGATCCACGCCATGTTTGTAAAACTCAATGATAAGAGAATAGTGAGAACACCGCTGATGCATTTTCCTTCATCGTTCCTGTAATGCTAACTGATTAGCAATGTGCAAGAGTTGCATTGAGTTTTGACTGTGTCCACATAGATGGCGATTAGTCAGATGTCCGAGGTGTTGAACCTGGTGGAACCGGTGATCTGTGAGCTGATCTCGACAGAACTGGTCGAATGGAAACGTCGTCAACAGATGGCTTGCATCGGCGGGCTAACTAACGTCTGCCTGGATCAGTTGCAGAACTGGTAACAAACGCAAAGCACATATTTACTCGTATATTAACCGCGTCCgtggacccacggcacacagtatttagctgttcatgaagggtcgtatgtgttagTTTcaatgatccacagggtttgttgcttgtttttccccgcaatcctgtcagggccgatacaacaaagttgtgtgtgtgctgcaagcatttttgttgggagagcagtacgaaaattggagaatggcggactttattttttatcaggagttcgttcacatttagacataTCGTCGTGCTGCTGtgtaaatcctccagattaccagcagggctaatggttaaaatagacagagcaagagacctgctgcactgagtctgcattcagccCCGGGGAATGAgagaaaagtcctcatttagtgttaATATAAACACAATCATTTTtacaatgatataaattgtgtttgtgtttatgaaaTTACGGATAACAAATGTAACTGGGCATTAAATTAcggtttatttatttgcattttacccTTGTAGACTATAAAATCATGcctctcctcacggtttgtgtctcattttgtgagctaattgacaacagttgttcgctcgcCTCCTTCtaccctgctctgctggccatgtccataactttttcattttattcatgaccatttgttttggtataatattattattcttagcagtattatttagtatgtgcatttttaatatttgttttaataaaaacaagcttagatttgtccacctgtcaggttttagaccatatggagcataacaagtgtatttggatataactaagAACACACttcgtttttattgttcatttatttgtttgatgcaaatcagaactgaatttagaaatagttttgaaacaaatctttgaccttaacaaactaaattaatcatGTAGGCTAACGGATGTCTGTGCTCACAACATCGTTTCTCATCcataaaagagagaaaaagaaagtgaaagtaaaggccgatTGGGAGGAGGCTCATTTTTTATCCTTGTTgttgcagatgatctgtttaacagttttctcactagcaaagcattcagtttttccacttacaaagttgccatgtaaatagcaaatgcgccatggcatgactcttaaagggaatgggagatgagactctgattggtttattctcaaaacacacccacaactcattaagagaataagcacaaccatgttagaccatgcgccacagcacaaagcgtatttttccgtccttaaaatagcaaaagttgatTTGGACACGCTCCTAATGactttgcgccctgcgctttagactttgcgcctattttgttaaaattaagtTTTGCGTTGAAAAGACATGACATGAACACAGACCAACAAAAAGATTTGTAttatgccaggccagtaggtggcgatgTTACAATGCCACTTtcagaaaaattacatttttaaaacatgggATGGTGCAATTTTTAAAACACAGActttcaaacacattttcaaacgTTTTTTTGTTTCAGGCCCCAAACATGCTTTTGTTTAGAAAATAAATAGCCAAAATATGCAAGATGCTTTACATATTTAGTTAAAAGCAGTGTGTCAATTACATGAGATTACatggttttgtttaattttttatagtaataatccTATTTACAAGACGTGCGTACATAGACACCACTGCATGTCTTATTATACAATGTTTGTAGTTTCATGGGTATCAAATAATGGCCTGAGTGGTTTAGTATCGACTGTATTTACATATTGtattgacaataataaatatgttcAAAGTAGGCATATATGGTTGAAGACAAAAAAAGTAGCCCTCCTGTAAAATGGTACTTTTAAACAGTTCTTTAAACagtacttgggaaatatttgaaaaagtacatTTCATAGCCATTTTTTCCCGCACAATACTTACAAACATTGCTAATATGACTACACCTTACAAGCTCTACTAAGTCATGTCACATATTTAAAATCATATATCATAGGTTTCTGTTTGTTGCGCCGCCTTTTAGGTTTACTTCTCTTGGAGAGTCTCTGCTTCAGAGCAGACAGCAGCTCAAGAAACTCCTGGAGCTCGAGCAGAAGTTGTCATACAGCACAGATCCCATCACCTGCAGCAAAATCTCTCTGGAGGAAAGGATCATGTCAAACCTCAAGAATCTCGTCACAAAGTAAGAATCCTTCTCTTGTTACGCCACTGCTAAAAACTCCTGGAGGTTTCACAGATAGTCTATGTTTACAATCAATAAGGCAAATTAGAGTTAAGtgtaaaactggaatatcacataaaacatttattaatacagCTTAGTTTCCATCCAATCCAGTCAACTAGAacaaattgtcacttcctgataaactggcgaCAAATATCAAAAGGCAAAATGGAATTAAGAGTAAGAGAAGCTACTGTTCTTATTTAATAGtaaacttgcacctcagaagatttagacaaaacaaaatgaaCGTATGGTGGTGTTTTTAAGGTGTGAGAACGCTCTTTTGGAGCGTAGACACTCAAGATTGTTCTGTGATGTAATTATATTGGACcattttgatgacagactttggctgagggatttgaGATTGACCAAAGCTACATTTCAGATGGTTTATAATATGGTCGGTCCTGTTTTGTCCATTTAATGCCATCCCATCACGCATACCACATGATCAGTTAATGCTGTATTTAATCACTACAtttattttcacacttttcttatTGTATATAAAGGTAATCGTATTCAGTTGTAGGATTGTCAAGTATTGAGTTCAGTACCaattgatactgaaattttaCAAATGTCCATCAAAAACATTAGTTATGTTTAAGTacgtgcttaaatgttagcgggaaatggaatTGTTTTGAATATTTCAGTACCGAATttgatacttaaaaaaaaaaattaaaacgtcAATCAAATATGTCAGTGGTGTTTAAGTATGTGCTCAAAATGTTAGCGATAAATGGATGTTTataatatttcagtattgattggtaccgaattccatatttttaaaaactatttttttaaaacgTCAGTGCTGTTTaagtcaagtggtgctcgctgcagagccatttgaggagagctgagttccagcgagggggagcttaagcttgagctccaccttttttgcacttcttctacgagtgatgtcactgggggtagggttaggggtggggttggtgtacacattaaaacagcttacaggaggaggagcgacagctcatgctccctctcgctggagctcagctctcctcaaatggctctgcagcgagcaccctctcgttTAAGTACGTGCTTAAATTTTAGCAGGAAatttatgtttataatatttcAGTACCAATTGGTACCAAATATGATACttttaaaaactacatttttttttaacgttATTTAAAAACGTCAGCGGTGTTTAAGTATGCGTTTAAATGTTAGCAGAAAATAGATGTTTCTaatatttcagtatcgattggtaccaaattcaaaacttaaaaaaaaaattttttaaacgtCAATCAAAAACGTCAGCGGTGTttaagtatgtgtttaaaatgttagcaggaaatttatgtttttaatatttcagtacgGATAGGTACCAAATTcggtactttttaaaaatgaaaatttaaaaaaagtcaatcaAAAATATCAGTGGTGTTTAGGTATGCACTTAAATGTTAAGAGGAAATTTATGTTTTTCAATTTGAGTACCGATTGGTACAGAATTtgatatttgtaaaaacaaaaaatgttagcAGCGTTTAAGTATaagcttaaatgttagcaggaaatggacaatttttatatatatgtaaccTTACTCAATTGtgcgcatgttttttttaatgccaattttcaaatattttctcaTCTTGCAATTttaatgcaatattccaaaatacACATGAAAACAAGTGAATGCAATCATTGCTAGTGAATGATTTGTGTGTTTTCAGCTCTTTGGTAGTGGAGAGACAGCCATGCATGCCGACCCAACTGCAGAGACCTTTAGTGCTGAAGACAGGAGTTCTGTTCACCCTCAAATTACGGTAACTGTAAACACGTGGCAGATTATTCACACTTCTCTGGAAGTGGAGGCCTGTTTCAGATGATGAATAACGAATTGCATTTTCTTGCCTCCAGGCTGCTCGTAAAAATTCCGGAATTTAACCACACTGTTCGGGTGAAGGTGCAATTTGATAAGTGAGTGTTCAACAAAACCCTGACTTAGATTCATTAATGTAGGGTTTTTAGGCACACAGGTTTTGTGTACTTGCGTAATGAGTCACTCATGTAAATCAATTTTAGATTTAGCCCACATTATGAAATACTGCAAATGTATTATGTATGGTCTTGTGTTAACATGTCTCTTAATGCCTTTCAGGGATATCGTTGAAAAACGAAAAGGGTATGTACTACATCATTTGCTATTTTTATACTATTAAAGGGGTGGTTAGAAATTAtgtcatgacaaaaaaaaaaaaaaaactataaaagtaGTCCTATTTTTTTGCATCattttaatcactgtaaaaataattaaggGCATAATTcaccttcttaaaaaaaaaaaaaaattctctcataaCTTCTTCCTgttatggatgtcagtggctaaTTTTCCCCAggatttttcagaatatcttgtgtttacaaatatatatatatatatatatatatatatatatatatatatatatatatatatatatatatatatatatatatatatatatatatatatatatatatatatatatatatatatatgtttaaaagcACTTGAGTGTGGGTAAATGAGTAACTTTTGTTAGCTGAACtatgcatttaaattaaatgacatttaatacacaaaaatatgaacttaaaaatgaagaaaatatatatatttttcgagCTGATACAAATATTTTGGGTGgcagtaaacaatgacagaatttagaTGTCTTAATCttgttttaaagcactttattttAATCTAGCTAAATTCTGCTTACCCACTAATGCTTCTATTTTAGGTTTCGTATGTTCAACATCTTGGGAACATCCATGAAGGTGATGAACATGGAGGAGTCCAATGGAATGGCAGCA
This window encodes:
- the stat1a gene encoding signal transducer and activator of transcription 1a (The RefSeq protein has 1 substitution compared to this genomic sequence), whose product is MTQWLELQQLDPKFLEQVDQLYDDNFPMAIRQYLSSWIESHDWDHVANVENESLATVRFHDLLTQLDHQHSRFVMEKDFLNQHNIRKFKRNLQNLFQDNPVSMAMIISRNLREERKIIAIAGMSESPTPNPTQDMIVEKNREMDARVKDIKNKVQDAEQTIKNLEDLQDEYDFKNKTYQSRDELNGTISKEDLNREKLMIHAMFVKLNDKRIMAISQMSEVLNLVEPVICELISTELVEWKRRQQMACIGGLTNVCLDQLQNWFTSLGESLLQSRQQLKKLLELEQKLSYSTDPITCSKISLEERIMSNLKNLVTNSLVVERQPCMPTQLQRPLVLKTGVLFTLKLRLLVKIPEFNHTVRVKVQFDKDIVEKRKGFRMFNILGTSMKVMNMEESNGMAAEFRHLQLKERKVTGNRTSEGPLIVTEELHSITFEAELCWSGLVINFETTSLPIVVISNVSQLPSGWASIMWYNMLISEPKNLSFFVTPPPATWGQLQEVLSWQFSSITKRGLNPEQLSMLGNKLLGPKAASDPEAQIPWNRFCKSGSEKNFTFWLWIEAVLDLIKRHLLSLWDDGCIMGFVTKDRTKSLLNNKAPGTFLLRFSESNRDGAITFSWVEHDANEDPQIRSVEPYTKKELSAVSLPDIIRNYRVMAADNVPENPLRFLYPQIPKDDAFKKYYTKPTDKQEPMDVDKKADEGYISTTLISISEMKPQEYNENLMPMSPEVYGELERMNRFDTVQLEPADLMTMT